From one Asterias amurensis chromosome 14, ASM3211899v1 genomic stretch:
- the LOC139947625 gene encoding histamine H2 receptor-like: protein MDENGSNSSQLTRNKERGISVCQDTLCVFTFVLFFITIALIVILNSVCLVVLRKVRGIPETTKLFMMSLTLSDLCTGMFYGIPILYYFMSTSSITSATYCKILPFIIITLVTINASSMVMLTIDRFLAITYSLHYPRLMTLKRSKVMVTLVWTLTLVIYSACFYILDRSRHKEMSNKHVFLCGTQSNLMLFLFIAITVVSLGTILTLYAYILKVARCQARLIAAQNILGNIEGRQNVPGPISTKSATTVIIITGTACLCWIPLIITASLLLGNITGPTSIYLIANTLFSSNCWLNCIIYYWRNREFRQTLHNFRSSCCH, encoded by the coding sequence ATGGATGAAAACGGATCAAATTCATCACAATTGACTCGAAACAAAGAAAGAGGAATCTCTGTTTGTCAAGATACATTGTGCGTTTTTACATTTGTGCTGTTTTTTATAACGATAGCTCTGATTGTGATTCTGAATTCAGTATGTCTTGTGGTTTTACGTAAAGTCAGAGGAATCCCAGAAACCACCAAGCTGTTTATGATGTCCCTCACACTTTCTGACCTCTGCACCGGGATGTTCTATGGAATTCCTATTCTGTATTATTTCATGTCTACTTCATCGATAACCAGCGCAACTTACTGCAAGATCTTGCCATTCATAATTATAACATTGGTCACAATAAATGCATCATCAATGGTTATGCTGACAATTGATCGATTCTTAGCCATTACCTACTCACTGCATTATCCGAGGCTGATGACACttaaaaggtcaaaggtcatggtcACACTGGTATGGACGTTGACCTTAGTAATATACTCTGCCTGTTTCTATATTTTAGATCGTAGCCGACACAAAGAGATGTCAAACAAACATGTATTTCTTTGTGGGACACAATCAAATCTTatgctgtttttatttattgcaATTACTGTAGTTTCACTTGGCACAATCCTGACACTTTATGCGTACATTCTGAAAGTTGCTCGATGTCAGGCAAGACTGATCGCTGCTCAGAATATCCTCGGTAACATTGAAGGGAGACAGAATGTTCCAGGGCCGATCAGTACAAAGTCTGCTACCACTGTCATCATTATAACAGGCACTGCTTGCCTTTGCTGGATTCCTTTAATTATCACGGCATCATTATTACTAGGAAACATCACAGGACCGACGAGTATTTATTTAATTGCCAATACTCTATTCAGCAGCAACTGTTGGTTGAATTGCATCATCTACTACTGGAGGAACAGGGAGTTTAGGCAAACGCTGCACAACTTTAGATCATCATGCTGTCATTGA
- the LOC139947626 gene encoding histamine H2 receptor-like, translating to MDGNGSNLSLLASNTESLFTNCQDALCLFIAALYFLTMALILVLNSVCLVVLRRVRGIQDTTKLFMMSLTLSDFCIGIFCGIPSLYYFISTSMALSGAFCEIIVAYLLLTLITINAVSMVLLTIDRFLAITYTLHYPRLMTLKRSKVIILLVWTLTITLYSALFCLSSKPSEDTKQFQCLRHHNIRNIFISISGVSLGTILTLYAYILKVARRQARLIASQNTIGNIEGRQNVPGPISTKSATTVIIITGTACLCWIPFTILASFSSKDLMMPFSIKIIALTLYCTKSWLNCIIYYWRNREFKQALQNFRLSCCH from the coding sequence ATGGATGGGAACGGGTCAAACTTGTCACTTTTAGCATCGAACACagagagtttgttcacaaattgTCAAGACGCACTCTGCCTTTTTATAGCTGCGCTTTATTTTCTAACGATGGCACTGATTCTAGTTTTGAATTCAGTATGTCTCGTGGTTTTACGTCGTGTCAGAGGCATCCAAGATACCACCAAGCTATTTATGATGTCTCTCACACTCTCTGATTTCTGCATAGGGATTTTCTGTGGCATTCCCAGcctgtattatttcatatccACTTCAATGGCACTCAGTGGTGCTTTCTGTGAAATAATTGTGGCGTATTTACTACTGACATTAATCACAATAAACGCAGTTTCAATGGTGTTGTTGACAATTGATCGATTCTTAGCCATTACCTACACACTGCATTATCCGAGGCTGATGACACttaaaaggtcaaaggtcattatCCTACTAGTATGGACGTTGACCATAACATTATATTCTGCCTTGTTTTGCCTCTCAAGCAAACCGTCTGAAGATACGAAACAGTTTCAATGTCTGAGGCATCATAATATTCGGAATATATTCATTTCAATTTCTGGAGTTTCACTTGGAACAATCCTAACACTTTATGCGTACATTCTGAAAGTTGCTCGACGTCAGGCACGACTGATTGCATCTCAGAATACCATCGGTAACATTGAAGGGAGACAGAATGTTCCAGGGCCGATCAGTACAAAGTCTGCTACCACTGTCATCATTATAACAGGCACTGCTTGCCTCTGTTGGATTCCTTTTACAATCTTGGCGTCATTTTCATCTAAAGATCTCATGATGCCCTTCAGTATAAAAATAATTGCTCTAACTCTGTATTGCACTAAAAGTTGGTTGAATTGCATCATCTACTACTGGAGGAACAGGGAGTTTAAGCAGGCACTGCAGAACTTCAGATTGTCATGCTGTCACTGA